One window from the genome of Candidatus Syntrophosphaera sp. encodes:
- a CDS encoding phosphatase PAP2 family protein, whose protein sequence is MICILVLLCALFPGLALAGEPDAEFWKAYALSYPQTAIKAVTAPLEWETGNWLTAGGVVLVTGILYSYDEELRDLFQRNRTDWGDGVMTGFKQFGEGKYVLPAIGATVLGAWLAGSDKTMDTGLLCLKSYLLANGVTQGLKFSTQRLRPEAEQGKEFWNSSSLSFDRSFPSGHTTIVWSVAPILAHQYKDSGWVGPTVYTIGALTSYSRLNDNRHWASDVFFGAVVGYVTARLVLEDTPRLAVAPDPALKGISVRYEF, encoded by the coding sequence ATGATATGTATTTTGGTTTTGCTATGCGCGCTATTCCCTGGCCTCGCTTTAGCCGGGGAACCGGACGCGGAATTTTGGAAAGCCTACGCGCTCTCCTATCCCCAAACGGCCATTAAAGCGGTCACAGCGCCTCTGGAATGGGAAACCGGAAATTGGTTGACGGCTGGGGGAGTTGTCCTCGTGACGGGGATCTTATACTCTTATGATGAGGAATTGAGGGACCTTTTCCAGCGCAACCGGACGGACTGGGGCGACGGCGTGATGACCGGATTCAAGCAGTTCGGCGAGGGCAAATATGTTCTTCCGGCGATCGGCGCGACCGTATTGGGAGCCTGGCTGGCCGGTTCGGACAAGACCATGGACACCGGCCTGCTCTGCCTGAAAAGCTATTTGCTGGCCAATGGCGTAACCCAGGGCTTGAAGTTTTCCACCCAAAGGCTGAGGCCAGAGGCTGAACAGGGCAAGGAGTTCTGGAATTCCTCCTCTCTCTCCTTCGACAGGTCCTTTCCTTCCGGACACACAACGATAGTTTGGAGCGTTGCGCCCATCCTGGCCCATCAATACAAGGATTCCGGCTGGGTCGGACCCACTGTCTACACCATCGGGGCGCTGACCTCCTATTCCCGGCTTAACGACAACCGACACTGGGCCAGCGACGTCTTTTTCGGGGCGGTGGTCGGATATGTCACAGCCCGCCTGGTTTTGGAAGACACGCCAAGGCTGGCAGTCGCTCCCGATCCGGCTTTGAAGGGGATTTCCGTCCGCTATGAGTTCTGA